The proteins below are encoded in one region of Prevotella melaninogenica ATCC 25845:
- a CDS encoding serine dehydratase subunit alpha family protein, whose amino-acid sequence MLEKNIREQIIELIHQQVVPAVGCTEPMAVALCTARATELLGQRPEHISVLLSANILKNAMGVGIPGTGMIGLPIAIALGALVGKSEYQLEVIKDLTPVTLEAGKTFISENRIDVKLKDGITEKLYIEITCEAEGHRATAIIIGTHTNIVFEEKDGTVLLDKMQPSTAAVEKAPLCLNLNTVWEFATTTPVDEIEFILEAKRYNLRAAAEALKGNYGHCLGKIMDRPLSRGIFGNSIFSHVIAKTASACDARMGGALIPVMSNSGSGNQGICATNPVAVFAKENENTREELIRALTLSHLTAIYIKQSLGALSALCGCVVASIGSSCGITYLMGGNYINVCHSVKNMIANLTGMICDGAKPSCSLKISSGVSTAILSATLSMEGKHVTSAEGIIDEDVDKSIRNLTSIGKEAMCITDDMVLNIMTHKCN is encoded by the coding sequence ATGCTTGAGAAGAACATTAGAGAACAGATTATCGAGTTGATACACCAGCAGGTAGTACCTGCTGTGGGTTGTACAGAGCCAATGGCTGTGGCATTGTGTACTGCGCGTGCTACAGAGTTGTTAGGTCAGAGACCAGAACATATTAGCGTGTTGCTCTCTGCTAATATTCTGAAGAATGCGATGGGAGTCGGTATTCCTGGAACGGGAATGATAGGTCTGCCTATTGCCATTGCCCTTGGTGCTTTGGTGGGTAAGTCAGAATATCAGTTGGAGGTTATCAAGGACCTCACACCTGTTACTTTGGAGGCTGGCAAAACATTTATCAGTGAGAATCGAATTGATGTCAAACTGAAGGATGGTATCACCGAGAAACTATACATAGAAATTACTTGTGAGGCTGAGGGACATCGTGCGACAGCCATTATCATTGGTACTCATACGAATATTGTCTTTGAAGAGAAGGACGGTACTGTTCTGCTCGATAAGATGCAACCCAGCACAGCTGCTGTCGAAAAAGCACCCCTTTGTCTGAACCTCAATACGGTATGGGAGTTTGCTACAACTACTCCTGTCGATGAGATTGAGTTTATCCTTGAGGCAAAACGTTATAATCTTCGTGCTGCAGCTGAGGCTTTGAAAGGAAACTACGGACATTGTTTGGGTAAGATAATGGACCGTCCTTTGAGTCGCGGAATCTTTGGAAATAGCATCTTCTCACACGTTATTGCGAAGACCGCTTCTGCCTGTGATGCCCGTATGGGTGGTGCTTTGATACCAGTGATGAGTAATAGCGGTTCGGGAAATCAGGGTATCTGTGCAACCAACCCAGTGGCTGTCTTTGCGAAGGAGAATGAGAATACACGTGAGGAACTTATCCGAGCACTCACCTTGAGTCATCTCACAGCCATCTACATCAAGCAGAGTCTTGGTGCACTATCTGCCCTTTGTGGTTGTGTCGTGGCAAGTATTGGTTCCAGCTGTGGTATTACTTATCTGATGGGAGGCAATTATATCAATGTTTGTCATTCAGTAAAGAACATGATAGCCAACCTTACAGGTATGATTTGTGATGGTGCGAAGCCAAGTTGTTCACTGAAGATTTCATCGGGAGTGTCAACAGCTATCCTTTCTGCAACGCTTTCCATGGAGGGTAAGCACGTAACGTCTGCAGAGGGAATCATTGATGAAGACGTTGATAAATCTATCCGCAACCTCACAAGTATAGGTAAGGAAGCGATGTGTATTACCGATGATATGGTATTAAATATTATGACACATAAGTGCAA